In a single window of the Desulfovibrio mangrovi genome:
- a CDS encoding flagellin, which translates to MSLVINHNMMAANAARNLGTSFGNLSTSVRRLSSGLRVGTSADDAAGLAIRELMRSDISALNQGVRNANDAISLIQTADGALSVIDEKLIRMKELAEQAATGTYTSDQRLIIDSEYQAMASEITRIANATDFNGIHLLNGNLSGDTHSGSALQATGKMKIHFGTKNDSAEDYYYIKIGTATASALGLGNQANAANKGYSISTQSAAQQALVGIENAIISKDKIRANLGALQNRLENTISNLQIQAENLQAAESRISDVDVSSEMTEFVRQQILTQAAVAMLSQANSLPRMAMQLLGG; encoded by the coding sequence ATGTCTCTGGTGATAAATCATAACATGATGGCCGCGAACGCTGCTCGTAACCTGGGCACCTCTTTCGGCAACCTTTCAACCTCCGTACGCCGCCTGTCTTCAGGTCTGCGTGTGGGCACCTCTGCTGATGACGCAGCCGGCTTGGCGATTCGTGAACTCATGCGTTCCGATATTTCCGCTCTGAACCAGGGCGTACGTAACGCCAACGACGCTATCTCGCTGATCCAGACTGCGGACGGCGCGCTTTCCGTTATCGACGAAAAGCTCATCCGCATGAAGGAACTGGCAGAACAGGCCGCAACCGGTACGTACACCTCTGACCAGCGTCTGATCATCGACTCCGAATATCAGGCAATGGCATCGGAAATTACCCGTATCGCGAACGCAACGGACTTCAACGGTATTCATCTGCTCAACGGTAACCTGTCCGGCGACACCCACTCCGGTTCCGCTCTGCAGGCAACCGGCAAGATGAAGATCCACTTCGGTACCAAGAACGACAGTGCGGAAGACTACTACTACATCAAGATCGGTACCGCCACCGCTTCCGCTCTCGGCCTTGGCAACCAGGCTAACGCTGCCAACAAGGGATACTCCATCTCCACTCAGTCTGCCGCTCAGCAGGCTCTGGTAGGTATCGAAAACGCCATTATCTCCAAGGACAAGATCCGCGCCAACCTTGGTGCTCTGCAGAACCGACTGGAAAACACCATTTCCAACCTGCAGATCCAGGCAGAAAACCTGCAGGCTGCAGAATCCCGAATCTCCGACGTAGACGTTTCCTCCGAAATGACGGAATTCGTTCGTCAGCAGATTCTCACTCAGGCCGCAGTCGCCATGCTGTCTCAGGCAAACAGCCTGCCCAGAATGGCCATGCAGCTCCTCGGTGGCTAA
- the panB gene encoding 3-methyl-2-oxobutanoate hydroxymethyltransferase codes for MSKHTQDAPTVTSMTVRSAKEKRKLTMLTAYDYSSATLVDECGIDMILVGDSLGMVMLGRDDTISVTMDEMIHHCRAVTRGTHQALVIADMPFMSYEPGVETAMKNAARLFQEGNARAVKLEGGHEVVPQITALVKAGIPVVGHIGLTPQRVATLGGFKVQGKTADAAIRLIEEAKALETAGAFCIVLEAIPSSIAKRITEAVTVPTIGIGAGKDCDGQVLVFHDLLGLFDRFVPKFVKQYANLREIAAKAITEYKEEVESGAFPAQEHGFTMPKGEEDKLES; via the coding sequence ATGAGCAAGCACACACAAGACGCCCCCACCGTTACTTCAATGACCGTCCGGTCCGCCAAGGAAAAGCGCAAACTGACCATGCTCACCGCATATGACTACTCCTCCGCCACGCTGGTGGACGAGTGCGGCATAGACATGATTCTCGTCGGCGACTCACTGGGCATGGTCATGCTCGGACGCGATGACACCATCAGCGTCACCATGGACGAAATGATCCACCACTGCAGAGCCGTAACCCGCGGAACACATCAGGCCCTGGTCATCGCCGACATGCCCTTCATGAGCTACGAGCCCGGCGTGGAAACAGCCATGAAGAACGCTGCGCGTCTGTTTCAGGAAGGCAACGCGCGCGCAGTAAAGCTGGAAGGCGGACACGAGGTGGTGCCCCAGATCACGGCACTGGTGAAGGCTGGCATCCCGGTCGTGGGTCACATAGGCCTTACTCCACAGCGCGTCGCAACGCTTGGCGGATTCAAGGTGCAGGGAAAAACAGCCGACGCTGCCATCAGACTCATAGAAGAAGCCAAAGCCCTTGAGACGGCTGGTGCCTTTTGCATTGTGCTGGAAGCCATCCCTTCAAGCATAGCAAAACGCATCACCGAAGCCGTAACCGTCCCCACCATAGGCATCGGAGCAGGAAAGGATTGCGATGGGCAGGTTCTGGTATTTCATGACCTGCTCGGCCTCTTTGACAGATTCGTTCCCAAGTTCGTCAAGCAATACGCAAACCTGAGGGAAATCGCGGCCAAAGCCATCACCGAATACAAGGAAGAGGTGGAAAGCGGTGCCTTTCCTGCGCAGGAGCATGGCTTTACCATGCCCAAGGGAGAAGAAGACAAGCTGGAATCGTAA
- a CDS encoding DUF2238 domain-containing protein, translated as MRLTVTSDNFPLVLGGVFALFFGLLAINPVSRDVWIAEVIPVAFVFLLLAATYHRFRFSNVAYGLMAVWLFWHTIGGHFTFANVPFGWFSELIGAERNHFDRIGHFSVGFYAYAIAELLIRRKLAGPIVTTLFGLFFIMSIAAGYEIIEWWYAVAEGGNAGVEFLGSQGDIWDAQKDMLADTLGAIFSLVLFWWGGKRWGSR; from the coding sequence ATGCGACTTACCGTAACGTCAGACAATTTTCCTTTGGTTCTCGGGGGCGTGTTCGCCCTCTTTTTCGGACTTCTCGCGATTAATCCAGTTTCCCGTGATGTGTGGATTGCTGAGGTTATTCCTGTGGCCTTTGTCTTCCTTTTGCTGGCGGCAACCTATCACCGGTTCCGCTTTTCCAACGTGGCCTACGGGCTTATGGCGGTCTGGCTGTTCTGGCACACCATAGGCGGGCATTTCACCTTTGCCAATGTTCCGTTTGGCTGGTTTTCCGAGCTTATTGGAGCAGAGCGCAATCACTTTGATCGAATAGGGCATTTTTCCGTTGGGTTTTACGCTTACGCCATCGCGGAATTGCTTATCCGCCGTAAGTTGGCAGGTCCCATCGTGACCACATTGTTCGGTCTCTTCTTCATTATGTCCATCGCAGCTGGGTACGAGATCATTGAGTGGTGGTATGCCGTGGCTGAGGGGGGAAATGCGGGCGTGGAGTTTCTGGGGAGTCAGGGCGATATCTGGGATGCCCAGAAGGATATGCTTGCGGATACCCTTGGCGCCATATTCTCGCTTGTGCTTTTCTGGTGGGGCGGAAAACGGTGGGGTAGCCGTTAG
- a CDS encoding (2Fe-2S)-binding protein produces the protein MTTCMEDILEAGDEATVCYCNQVNKKELVSLIRQGNTDLGALKRLIGADGNRCAELSPRGRCCTPEIVRLLRHEKGMLPMA, from the coding sequence ATGACCACCTGCATGGAAGACATTCTGGAAGCCGGAGATGAAGCGACCGTCTGTTATTGCAATCAGGTGAACAAGAAAGAGCTGGTGAGCCTTATCCGTCAGGGAAACACCGATCTCGGAGCCCTCAAACGCCTCATCGGAGCCGACGGCAACCGTTGTGCAGAACTGTCCCCGCGCGGACGCTGCTGCACACCGGAAATCGTCCGGCTGCTGCGCCATGAAAAAGGCATGCTTCCCATGGCATGA